One Actinomadura viridis genomic region harbors:
- a CDS encoding DUF6772 family protein encodes MSDVTAEGLTAALRHADPALSRFNPLKRILVHDDFNSGTHGWIELLGNYDGRGNLDTVDDHMRDFRPPQLSSCNFFDVGTHGAMSGTYALKVATRPVAGHTGVAIRRLTMAGRGRVQFETYLTFKSEAHSAENQAAVKAGGGEWDANFHPSENQFGAFTVATDICDGVRYHCVARYLNTGLDNAPRREWVYPTVPEPTPREHFEGKIKLPPTADFTAPEPDHWKPFGGPQELCYNEVPTKVNWHYLRWVIDTGTRSNVELQLNDTVYDMRDVPVPPYDEEYGSLQNLLNFYVSVRTHTDVRNFLYLDSVLISVDW; translated from the coding sequence ATGAGCGACGTCACGGCCGAGGGCCTCACCGCCGCGCTGCGGCACGCCGACCCGGCCCTGTCCCGGTTCAACCCGCTCAAGCGCATCCTCGTGCACGACGACTTCAACAGCGGCACGCACGGCTGGATCGAGCTGCTGGGCAACTACGACGGGCGCGGGAACCTCGACACCGTCGACGACCACATGCGCGACTTCCGGCCGCCGCAGCTCAGCTCGTGCAACTTCTTCGACGTCGGCACCCACGGGGCCATGTCCGGGACGTACGCGCTCAAGGTCGCGACCCGTCCCGTCGCCGGGCACACCGGGGTGGCCATCCGGCGGCTGACGATGGCCGGGCGGGGGCGCGTGCAGTTCGAGACCTACCTGACGTTCAAGAGCGAGGCGCACTCGGCGGAGAACCAGGCGGCCGTCAAGGCCGGCGGCGGGGAGTGGGACGCCAACTTCCACCCCTCGGAGAACCAGTTCGGCGCGTTCACCGTCGCCACCGACATCTGCGACGGCGTGCGCTACCACTGCGTGGCCCGCTACCTGAACACCGGCCTGGACAACGCCCCGCGCCGCGAGTGGGTGTACCCGACGGTTCCCGAGCCGACCCCGCGCGAGCACTTCGAGGGCAAGATCAAGCTGCCGCCGACCGCCGACTTCACCGCGCCCGAACCCGACCACTGGAAGCCGTTCGGCGGCCCGCAGGAGCTCTGCTACAACGAGGTGCCGACCAAGGTCAACTGGCACTACCTGCGCTGGGTGATCGACACCGGGACCCGCAGCAACGTCGAGCTCCAGCTCAACGACACCGTCTACGACATGCGCGACGTGCCCGTCCCCCCGTACGACGAGGAGTACGGGTCCCTGCAGAACCTGCTCAACTTCTACGTCTCCGTCCGCACGCACACCGACGTCCGCAACTTCCTGTACCTGGACTCGGTGCTGATCTCGGTGGACTGGTGA
- a CDS encoding endonuclease/exonuclease/phosphatase family protein, producing the protein MSLARSTTSTAGVLLAAAACAALPAALGAPASARAATGPAARGIDVRIATYNTCGHGCLPTTQECVDTIGRDCATKLEPWAGGRAAKVADDIARARAGVVVTQEIGNNPTPAQPGVDVESFRAPLTEAMKARGYAEAPADYAGTRHPQYGYPLKSGAGRFTYYDARRFSHVDASGRELPRDLLWLPDSTEIYGKTMTWNTLRDRRTGGRFVVVNMHLEFRKNGATDPNGWTKNWDEVRYADARRTAEHLTRDNPATRDLPVVFAGDMNSSSKAEGASAYDAFADTGHQDARELAPEPRRAGTEYASFNGGKIPLPMGDKIDYVFVKAGTTVRQWTLVPQTEAAAGTPWDLLRSDHNLVHTTVRVGVAR; encoded by the coding sequence ATGAGCTTGGCTCGTTCGACCACGAGCACGGCAGGAGTGCTCCTCGCCGCCGCGGCGTGCGCGGCGCTCCCCGCCGCGCTCGGCGCCCCCGCGAGCGCGCGGGCCGCCACCGGCCCCGCGGCGCGCGGGATCGACGTGCGGATCGCGACCTACAACACCTGCGGTCACGGCTGCCTGCCCACCACCCAGGAATGCGTGGACACCATCGGACGCGACTGCGCGACCAAGCTGGAGCCCTGGGCAGGCGGACGGGCGGCCAAGGTCGCCGACGACATCGCCCGCGCCCGCGCGGGGGTCGTCGTCACCCAGGAGATCGGCAACAACCCCACGCCCGCCCAGCCCGGCGTTGACGTGGAGTCGTTCCGCGCGCCGCTGACCGAGGCGATGAAGGCCAGGGGCTACGCCGAGGCCCCCGCGGACTACGCGGGCACCCGCCATCCTCAGTACGGCTACCCGCTCAAGTCCGGCGCGGGACGGTTCACCTACTACGACGCCCGCAGGTTCTCCCACGTGGACGCCTCCGGCCGGGAGCTGCCGCGCGACCTGCTGTGGCTGCCGGACTCCACCGAGATCTACGGCAAGACGATGACCTGGAACACCCTGCGCGACCGGCGGACCGGCGGGCGGTTCGTGGTGGTCAACATGCACCTGGAGTTCCGCAAGAACGGCGCCACCGACCCCAACGGCTGGACCAAGAACTGGGACGAGGTCCGCTACGCCGACGCGCGCCGCACCGCCGAGCACCTCACCCGCGACAACCCCGCCACCCGCGACCTCCCGGTCGTCTTCGCCGGCGACATGAACTCCTCCTCCAAGGCGGAGGGGGCCAGCGCCTACGACGCGTTCGCCGACACCGGCCACCAGGACGCCCGCGAGCTGGCGCCCGAGCCGCGCCGGGCCGGGACCGAGTACGCCTCGTTCAACGGAGGGAAGATCCCCCTGCCCATGGGAGACAAGATCGACTACGTGTTCGTGAAGGCCGGGACGACCGTGCGCCAGTGGACGCTGGTCCCGCAGACCGAGGCCGCGGCCGGCACCCCGTGGGACCTGCTGCGCTCCGACCACAACCTGGTCCACACCACCGTCCGCGTGGGGGTGGCCCGATGA
- the mctP gene encoding monocarboxylate uptake permease MctP, translated as MSTEHLTEMIIFALLFLLVSGMGFVAARWRRPETMDSLDEWGLGGRNFGSWITWFLIGGDLYTAYTFVAVPALVFGAGAAGFYAVPYTIVVYPLVFLVLIRLWSVSHVHGFVTPADFVRARFGSPTLALAVAVTGIVATMPYIALQLVGIEAVLKAMGVHGHLPIIIAFGILAAYTYQSGLRAPALIAFVKDVLIYLVIIVAVLYIPSKLGGWGNIFDSAQAKFEKTPAPSDGVLLDGTNQLNYAMLALGSALALFLYPHSITGVLASKNRDVIKRNMSALPAYSFVLGLIALLGFMAIAAGVTPVTTDGKPDTNTVVPLLFDQMFPSWFTGVAYAAVGIGALVPAAIMSIAAANLFTRNIYKEYIRRDATEKQEATVSKLVSLVVKVGAVACILLLDPEFSIDLQLIGGVIILQTLPAVALGLVTRWFHRGALVAGWAAGLLTGLWMLYQIPNPAKGKEHFGGSAYKLSELGLDTKMTVYVGVLALTVNLVVAVAGTFVCRAAKLADGPDATRPDDYTADEGDPKVKEMELSGST; from the coding sequence GTGTCGACCGAGCATCTGACCGAGATGATCATCTTTGCCCTGCTGTTCCTGCTGGTCAGCGGGATGGGCTTCGTGGCGGCCCGGTGGCGCCGCCCGGAGACCATGGACAGCCTGGACGAGTGGGGCCTGGGCGGCCGCAACTTCGGCAGCTGGATCACCTGGTTCCTCATCGGCGGCGACCTCTACACCGCCTACACCTTCGTCGCCGTCCCCGCCCTCGTGTTCGGCGCGGGCGCGGCGGGCTTCTACGCCGTCCCGTACACCATCGTGGTCTACCCGCTGGTGTTCCTGGTGCTGATCCGGCTGTGGTCGGTGTCGCACGTGCACGGCTTCGTCACCCCGGCCGACTTCGTCCGGGCCCGGTTCGGCTCGCCCACGCTGGCACTGGCCGTCGCGGTCACCGGGATCGTGGCGACCATGCCCTACATCGCGCTGCAGCTGGTCGGCATCGAGGCGGTGCTGAAGGCGATGGGCGTGCACGGCCATCTGCCGATCATCATCGCGTTCGGGATCCTGGCCGCCTACACCTACCAGTCCGGCCTGCGGGCGCCCGCGCTGATCGCCTTCGTCAAGGACGTGCTGATCTACCTGGTGATCATCGTCGCGGTGCTCTACATCCCCAGCAAGCTGGGCGGCTGGGGGAACATCTTCGACTCGGCCCAGGCCAAGTTCGAGAAGACCCCCGCGCCCTCCGACGGCGTCCTGCTGGACGGCACCAACCAGCTCAACTACGCGATGCTGGCGCTGGGCTCGGCGCTGGCGCTGTTCCTCTACCCGCACAGCATCACCGGCGTGCTGGCCAGCAAGAACCGCGACGTGATCAAGCGGAACATGTCCGCGCTGCCCGCCTACAGCTTCGTGCTGGGCCTGATCGCGCTGCTGGGCTTCATGGCCATCGCCGCCGGGGTGACCCCGGTGACCACCGACGGCAAGCCCGACACCAACACGGTGGTCCCGCTGCTGTTCGACCAGATGTTCCCGAGCTGGTTCACCGGCGTCGCCTACGCGGCCGTCGGCATCGGCGCGCTGGTGCCCGCGGCGATCATGTCGATCGCCGCGGCCAACCTGTTCACCCGCAACATCTACAAGGAGTACATCCGCCGGGACGCCACCGAGAAGCAGGAGGCCACGGTCAGCAAGCTGGTCTCGCTGGTGGTCAAGGTCGGGGCGGTGGCCTGCATCCTGCTGCTGGACCCCGAGTTCTCCATCGACCTCCAGCTGATCGGCGGTGTGATCATCCTGCAGACCCTGCCGGCGGTCGCGCTGGGCCTGGTGACCCGCTGGTTCCACCGCGGGGCGCTGGTGGCGGGCTGGGCGGCCGGCCTGCTGACCGGGCTGTGGATGCTCTACCAGATCCCCAACCCGGCCAAGGGCAAGGAGCACTTCGGCGGCTCGGCCTACAAGCTGAGCGAGCTGGGCCTGGACACCAAGATGACGGTGTACGTGGGCGTGCTCGCGCTCACCGTCAACCTGGTGGTGGCCGTCGCCGGCACCTTCGTCTGCCGCGCGGCCAAGCTCGCCGACGGCCCGGACGCCACCCGCCCGGACGACTACACCGCCGACGAGGGCGACCCGAAGGTCAAGGAGATGGAGCTGTCCGGCAGCACCTGA
- a CDS encoding DUF3311 domain-containing protein, which produces MTSNSDRPPPKTPRSDRSPWNWLLIVPVVIPLLTFLFNRDTPRVAGFPAFYWMQFLFIPLGVACTVIVYRMTRKRG; this is translated from the coding sequence ATGACCTCGAACTCCGATCGACCCCCGCCGAAGACCCCCCGCTCCGACCGCAGCCCCTGGAACTGGCTGCTGATCGTGCCGGTCGTGATCCCGCTCCTGACCTTCCTGTTCAACCGGGACACGCCCCGGGTGGCCGGCTTCCCGGCCTTCTACTGGATGCAGTTCCTGTTCATCCCGCTGGGCGTGGCCTGCACGGTGATCGTCTACCGCATGACCAGGAAGCGGGGCTGA
- a CDS encoding anthranilate synthase component I, producing the protein METVPEQSQASEFTTAGGVRVIRTATPVDSERRSDVLNALVAAVGERRGGVLSSGMEYPGRYSRWHMAYLDPCLEIVARGRTVAARALNDRGRVVLAAVAPVLRGAGETRADEPGLTEVFVPAATGFFTEEERSRQPTVFTALRAVIDLFRCDDPHLGLYGAFGYDLSLQFEPLRTRLERPADQRDLVLHLADEMIVVDRKRETSHRMSYDFVVDGRGTAGLPRATEPTPVRPPAELPPQPVPGVYARMVRNAKEKFVRGDLFEVTPGHAMFGRCDSPAAFFERLRETNPAPYEFLFNLGEGEYLVGASPEMFVRVNGDRVETCPIAGTIRRGADALEDAEQIRAILSSAKDESELTMCTDVDRNDKSRICVPGSVKVLGRRQIELYSRLIHTVDHIEGRLRPGFDALDAFLTHMWAVTVTGAPKTWAMQFIEDHEDAPRRWYGGAVGFVGFDGSMNTGLTLRTAQIRDGIATVRAGATLLYDSDPDEEERETHLKASALLQALAQSQAELEAGGHEPGAGPAAAPVTEAERCGEGLKVLVVDHEDSFVNTLADYFRQHGAAVVTLRHGFPVEMLDEHAPDLVVLSPGPGRPEDFATGALLDALDERGLPAFGVCLGLQAMVEHAGGELGLLPEPSHGKPGRVKVAGGELFEGLPDEFTAARYHSLHATPGQVKGFQVTALTGDVVMAIEDPDRRRWAVQFHPESILTATGRAGHRIVANALRLCRTPAAP; encoded by the coding sequence GTGGAGACCGTCCCAGAACAATCGCAGGCCAGCGAGTTCACGACCGCCGGCGGCGTACGGGTGATCCGTACGGCGACGCCGGTCGACTCCGAGCGCAGGTCCGACGTGCTGAACGCCCTGGTCGCCGCCGTCGGCGAGCGGCGCGGCGGGGTGCTGAGCTCGGGCATGGAGTATCCCGGCCGCTACAGCCGCTGGCACATGGCCTACCTCGACCCCTGCCTGGAGATCGTCGCGCGCGGCCGCACGGTCGCCGCGCGGGCGCTCAACGACCGCGGCCGGGTGGTGCTGGCCGCGGTCGCGCCGGTGCTGCGCGGCGCCGGCGAGACGCGGGCCGACGAGCCCGGCCTGACCGAGGTGTTCGTGCCGGCGGCCACCGGGTTCTTCACCGAGGAGGAGCGCAGCCGCCAGCCCACCGTCTTCACCGCCCTGCGCGCCGTCATCGACCTCTTCCGCTGCGACGACCCCCACCTGGGGCTGTACGGCGCGTTCGGCTACGACCTGTCGCTGCAGTTCGAGCCGCTGCGCACCCGCCTGGAGCGCCCCGCCGACCAGCGCGACCTGGTGCTGCACCTGGCCGACGAGATGATCGTGGTCGACCGCAAGCGGGAGACCTCGCACCGGATGTCCTACGACTTCGTGGTGGACGGGCGCGGCACCGCCGGGCTGCCCCGCGCCACCGAGCCGACCCCCGTGCGGCCCCCGGCGGAACTGCCGCCGCAGCCGGTGCCGGGCGTGTACGCGCGGATGGTGCGGAACGCCAAGGAGAAGTTCGTCCGCGGCGACCTGTTCGAGGTGACCCCCGGTCACGCGATGTTCGGCCGCTGCGACTCCCCGGCGGCCTTCTTCGAGCGGCTGCGCGAGACCAACCCGGCGCCCTACGAGTTCCTGTTCAACCTGGGCGAGGGCGAGTACCTGGTCGGCGCCTCCCCGGAGATGTTCGTGCGGGTCAACGGCGACCGCGTGGAGACCTGCCCCATCGCCGGGACGATCCGGCGCGGCGCCGACGCGCTGGAGGACGCCGAGCAGATCCGCGCCATCCTGTCCTCGGCCAAGGACGAGTCCGAGCTGACCATGTGCACCGACGTGGACCGCAACGACAAGTCGCGGATCTGCGTGCCCGGTAGCGTCAAGGTGCTCGGGCGGCGCCAGATCGAGCTGTACTCGCGGCTGATCCACACGGTCGACCACATCGAGGGGCGGCTGCGGCCCGGCTTCGACGCGCTGGACGCGTTCCTCACCCACATGTGGGCGGTGACGGTGACCGGCGCGCCGAAGACCTGGGCGATGCAGTTCATCGAGGACCACGAGGACGCGCCGCGCCGCTGGTACGGCGGGGCGGTCGGGTTCGTCGGCTTCGACGGGTCGATGAACACCGGGCTGACCCTGCGCACCGCGCAGATCAGGGACGGGATCGCGACGGTCCGGGCGGGGGCGACCCTGCTGTACGACTCCGACCCCGACGAGGAGGAGCGGGAGACCCACCTCAAGGCGAGCGCGCTGCTCCAGGCCCTCGCCCAGTCCCAGGCCGAGCTGGAGGCCGGCGGGCACGAGCCCGGGGCCGGGCCCGCGGCGGCGCCCGTCACCGAGGCGGAACGCTGCGGTGAGGGGCTCAAGGTGCTGGTGGTCGACCACGAGGACTCCTTCGTCAACACCCTCGCCGACTACTTCCGCCAGCACGGCGCCGCGGTGGTCACGCTGCGGCACGGCTTCCCGGTGGAGATGCTGGACGAGCACGCTCCCGACCTGGTGGTGCTCTCCCCGGGGCCGGGACGCCCGGAGGACTTCGCCACCGGCGCGCTGCTGGACGCCCTCGACGAGCGCGGCCTGCCCGCGTTCGGCGTGTGCCTCGGGCTCCAGGCGATGGTGGAGCACGCCGGGGGCGAGCTGGGCCTGCTGCCCGAGCCGTCCCACGGCAAGCCCGGCCGGGTCAAGGTGGCGGGGGGCGAGCTGTTCGAAGGGCTGCCCGACGAGTTCACCGCGGCCCGCTACCACTCCCTTCACGCCACTCCCGGGCAGGTGAAGGGCTTCCAGGTGACCGCGCTGACCGGGGACGTGGTGATGGCCATCGAGGACCCGGACCGGCGGCGCTGGGCGGTGCAGTTCCATCCCGAGTCGATCCTCACCGCGACCGGGCGGGCCGGGCACCGGATCGTGGCGAACGCGCTGCGGCTGTGCCGCACGCCGGCCGCGCCGTGA
- a CDS encoding GPGG-motif small membrane protein: protein MLTLLWLIAVALIIAGIYVILARRDLIFGIVLIVLGFLVGPGGVSIFNP, encoded by the coding sequence ATGCTTACCTTGCTCTGGCTCATCGCGGTGGCGCTGATCATCGCCGGGATCTACGTCATCCTGGCCCGGCGTGACCTGATCTTCGGGATCGTCCTGATCGTGCTCGGCTTCCTGGTGGGGCCGGGCGGCGTCAGCATCTTCAACCCCTGA
- a CDS encoding SDR family oxidoreductase, whose product MSEQQTERTDTQDTGHAAAPAGDRPLAGRIALVAGATRGGGRGIAVELGAAGATVYVTGRTTRERRSEVNRPETIEETAELVTAAGGEGIAVAVDHLDPAQVERLVARIDADHGRLDVLVNDVWGGDHMTRFRTKMWDLPLEDGLRMLRLGIDTHAITSHRALPLLIRNPGGLVIEMTDGTAETNAAYRWEVGFFYDLAKMAAIRMGLALAHEVEPYGCTALTLSPGWLRSEAMLENFGVTEENWQEGTRVEEHFAISESPAFVGRAAAALAADPDRARWNGRSVSSGELAKVYGFTDTDGSRPDAWRYVTEVQWPGKPADVTGYR is encoded by the coding sequence ATGAGCGAACAGCAGACCGAACGAACCGATACGCAGGACACCGGGCACGCCGCCGCGCCCGCCGGCGACCGGCCGCTGGCCGGGAGGATCGCCCTGGTCGCCGGGGCCACCCGCGGCGGGGGCCGCGGCATCGCCGTGGAACTGGGCGCCGCCGGCGCCACCGTCTACGTCACCGGCCGCACCACCCGCGAGCGGCGGTCGGAGGTGAACCGCCCCGAGACCATCGAGGAGACCGCCGAACTGGTCACCGCGGCGGGCGGCGAGGGGATCGCCGTGGCGGTGGACCATCTCGACCCCGCCCAGGTGGAACGGCTGGTCGCCCGGATCGATGCCGACCACGGCCGCCTGGACGTCCTGGTCAACGACGTCTGGGGCGGCGACCACATGACCCGGTTCCGCACGAAGATGTGGGACCTCCCCCTGGAGGACGGGCTGCGGATGCTGAGGCTGGGCATCGACACCCACGCCATCACCAGCCATCGCGCCCTCCCGCTGCTGATCAGGAACCCCGGCGGGCTCGTCATCGAGATGACCGACGGGACCGCCGAGACCAACGCCGCGTACCGCTGGGAGGTCGGCTTCTTCTACGACCTGGCGAAGATGGCGGCGATCCGGATGGGCCTGGCGCTGGCCCACGAGGTCGAGCCGTACGGGTGCACGGCCCTGACCCTGTCGCCGGGCTGGCTGCGCTCGGAGGCGATGCTGGAGAACTTCGGGGTCACCGAGGAGAACTGGCAGGAGGGCACCCGCGTCGAGGAGCACTTCGCGATCTCCGAGTCGCCCGCCTTCGTCGGCCGCGCCGCCGCCGCCCTGGCCGCCGACCCCGACCGGGCCCGCTGGAACGGCCGGTCGGTGTCCAGCGGTGAGCTGGCCAAGGTCTACGGCTTCACCGACACCGACGGCAGCAGGCCGGACGCCTGGAGGTACGTCACCGAGGTGCAGTGGCCGGGCAAGCCCGCCGACGTCACCGGCTACCGGTAG
- a CDS encoding helix-turn-helix transcriptional regulator has translation MRASRLISLVLLLQSRERMTAAELARELEVSERTVYRDVEALSAAGVPVYAEQGRGGGYRLVGGYRTRLTGLSREEAEALFLSGLPGPAEDMGLADAVAAAELKVLAALPAALRDAPERTGGRFHLDAPGWFGESAPPPVLRELTRAVWRDEVVRFRYRRGREETVARTVEPYGLVLKNGTWYLVARVPAEPRPDARPEPGPDARSGERRGGRPGGGHRTYRVDRIADLRPGGERFDRDEGFDLPGYWAVQAEGFLRAMFREEVTIRLSSQGRRMLRYAVEPSAARRALEDAGAPDPDGWAVTTLPVESLAVAGTELLKLGAEVEVLDPPGLRAMIAETAARVAALYR, from the coding sequence ATGCGTGCGTCCCGGCTGATATCCCTGGTCCTCCTGCTGCAGTCGCGGGAGCGGATGACCGCCGCCGAGCTGGCCCGCGAGCTGGAGGTCTCCGAGCGGACCGTCTACCGGGACGTGGAGGCGCTGTCGGCGGCCGGCGTCCCGGTGTACGCCGAGCAGGGCCGGGGCGGGGGCTACCGGCTGGTCGGCGGCTACCGGACCCGGCTGACCGGCCTCAGCCGGGAGGAGGCCGAGGCGCTGTTCCTGTCCGGCCTGCCCGGACCGGCCGAGGACATGGGGCTGGCCGACGCGGTCGCGGCGGCGGAGCTGAAGGTGCTGGCCGCGCTGCCGGCCGCGCTCCGGGACGCCCCGGAGCGGACCGGCGGGCGTTTCCATCTGGACGCGCCGGGCTGGTTCGGGGAGTCGGCTCCCCCGCCGGTGCTGCGGGAGCTGACCCGGGCGGTCTGGCGGGACGAGGTCGTCAGGTTCCGCTACCGCCGCGGCCGGGAGGAGACGGTCGCCCGTACGGTCGAGCCGTACGGGCTCGTCCTCAAGAACGGCACCTGGTACCTGGTCGCGCGCGTCCCCGCGGAACCGCGGCCGGACGCGCGGCCCGAACCGGGACCGGACGCGCGGTCCGGCGAGCGGCGCGGGGGGCGACCGGGCGGGGGCCACCGCACCTACCGCGTCGACCGGATCGCCGACCTGCGCCCGGGCGGGGAGCGGTTCGACCGCGACGAGGGCTTCGACCTGCCCGGATACTGGGCGGTGCAGGCGGAGGGGTTCCTGCGGGCGATGTTCCGCGAGGAGGTCACCATCCGGCTGAGTTCCCAAGGCAGGCGGATGCTGCGGTACGCGGTCGAACCGTCCGCCGCCCGCCGTGCCCTGGAGGACGCCGGCGCGCCGGACCCGGACGGCTGGGCGGTCACGACGCTGCCGGTGGAGTCCCTCGCCGTGGCCGGTACCGAGCTGCTGAAGCTCGGCGCGGAGGTCGAGGTCCTCGATCCCCCCGGCCTCCGCGCCATGATCGCCGAGACCGCCGCCCGGGTCGCCGCGCTCTACCGTTGA
- the add gene encoding adenosine deaminase has protein sequence MSTTITPLHAFIDALPKVELHVHLVGSASVATVLELARRHPGGPVPTDERELRGFYTFRDFPHFAEVYEAVSSLVRTPDDVATLVLGTARDLAAQNVRYAEITVTPYTHHRAGMAMPAVTEALDRAVEEARERHGVRIAYIFDIPGEFGTEGAAATTEHALRHPPRALVGFGLAGIEQVRPPYRDDFRAAFRAAREAGLRSLPHAGEMTGPETIWEVIEGLGAERIGHGISCVQDPRLVAHLRETRIPLEVCPTSNVCTGQVASLADHPLPRMLEEGLFVTLNTDDPPMFGTTLNGEYRAAAEAFGLGRAELTALARNAVIASSLDGAGKQAVLDEIDALPAA, from the coding sequence GTGTCCACAACGATCACACCGCTCCACGCGTTCATCGACGCCCTGCCGAAGGTCGAGCTGCACGTCCACCTGGTGGGCTCCGCCTCGGTCGCCACCGTGCTGGAACTGGCCCGCCGCCATCCGGGCGGGCCGGTGCCCACCGACGAGCGGGAGCTGCGCGGCTTCTACACCTTCCGCGACTTCCCGCACTTCGCCGAGGTGTACGAGGCCGTCTCCAGCCTCGTCCGCACCCCCGACGACGTCGCCACCCTCGTGCTCGGCACCGCGCGCGACCTGGCCGCGCAGAACGTCCGCTACGCCGAGATCACCGTCACCCCCTACACGCACCACCGGGCGGGGATGGCGATGCCCGCGGTGACCGAGGCCCTGGACCGCGCCGTGGAGGAGGCCCGCGAGCGCCACGGCGTCCGGATCGCCTACATCTTCGACATCCCCGGAGAGTTCGGTACGGAGGGGGCCGCCGCCACCACCGAGCACGCCCTCCGCCACCCGCCGCGCGCCCTGGTCGGCTTCGGGCTGGCGGGCATCGAGCAGGTCCGCCCGCCCTACCGGGACGACTTCCGCGCCGCGTTCCGAGCGGCCCGCGAGGCCGGGCTGCGCAGCCTCCCGCACGCCGGCGAGATGACCGGCCCGGAGACGATCTGGGAGGTGATCGAGGGGCTCGGCGCCGAGCGCATCGGGCACGGCATCAGCTGCGTCCAGGACCCGCGGCTGGTCGCCCACCTGCGCGAGACGCGGATCCCGCTGGAGGTCTGCCCCACCTCCAACGTCTGCACCGGCCAGGTGGCCTCCCTGGCCGACCACCCGCTGCCGCGGATGCTGGAGGAGGGGCTGTTCGTCACGCTCAACACCGACGACCCGCCCATGTTCGGCACCACGCTCAACGGCGAGTACCGCGCCGCCGCGGAGGCGTTCGGGCTCGGCCGCGCGGAACTGACCGCCCTGGCCCGCAACGCCGTGATCGCGTCCTCCCTCGACGGCGCCGGCAAGCAGGCCGTCCTGGACGAGATCGACGCGCTGCCCGCCGCGTGA
- a CDS encoding DUF1266 domain-containing protein: MTIQAELDRARKYERQGRAELAATAYSRIAGALEARADWAAATAVRARHARALLDAGRTEEALRVLAGADRAAAGLAPHETGVRAVLDGQAAHVLAGAGRAGEARARALAAMGGFRAAGDHGRADRAALLAARLAVKELGHRAAVPALRELLASVGPDGDAHRRVAALLAEAERRPDRDHDVLVTDPDTAAWGRLAAALAVGAHLAVSNGAAWNLLDGRDEDPGEVRERLAASWDVTGEAGWREQIDLLLGAGNSDPAVQAVLDRRAGGADEYAWQEAIAVWCGEKGLSAETTTALIGLSTRILRYEARFRKDGLLAPGERVSSVFGYDFGRAVNMARWGLNAGYCDTETATECVLRAGRLAHRFYGSWAEFSAGYTLGRMLRFDDGEFGEWYDRSLIAHRVLTDDPGSPWRMLAWG, translated from the coding sequence ATGACGATTCAGGCCGAGCTCGACCGGGCCAGGAAGTACGAGCGGCAGGGCAGGGCCGAGCTGGCCGCCACGGCGTACTCGCGGATCGCCGGGGCCCTGGAGGCGCGGGCGGACTGGGCCGCCGCGACCGCCGTGCGGGCCCGGCACGCCCGGGCGCTCCTGGACGCCGGGCGCACGGAGGAGGCGCTGCGGGTCCTGGCGGGCGCCGATCGCGCCGCGGCCGGGCTCGCCCCGCACGAGACCGGGGTACGCGCCGTCCTGGACGGGCAGGCGGCCCACGTGCTGGCCGGGGCGGGGCGGGCGGGCGAGGCGCGGGCCCGGGCGCTGGCCGCGATGGGCGGTTTCCGCGCCGCCGGGGACCACGGGCGGGCGGACCGTGCCGCGCTGCTGGCGGCCCGGCTCGCGGTGAAGGAGCTGGGGCATCGCGCGGCCGTCCCGGCACTGCGGGAACTGCTGGCCTCGGTCGGGCCGGACGGGGACGCGCACCGGCGGGTGGCCGCGCTGCTGGCGGAGGCCGAGCGGCGCCCCGACCGCGACCACGACGTCCTGGTCACCGACCCCGACACGGCGGCGTGGGGACGGCTGGCGGCGGCGCTGGCCGTCGGGGCGCACCTGGCGGTCTCCAACGGCGCCGCCTGGAACCTGCTGGACGGCCGCGACGAGGATCCCGGCGAGGTCCGGGAGCGGCTGGCCGCGAGCTGGGACGTGACCGGCGAGGCCGGCTGGCGCGAGCAGATCGACCTGCTGCTGGGGGCCGGGAACAGCGACCCGGCCGTGCAGGCCGTCCTGGACCGGCGCGCCGGCGGCGCCGACGAGTACGCCTGGCAGGAGGCCATCGCCGTGTGGTGCGGGGAGAAGGGCCTCTCCGCCGAGACCACCACGGCGCTGATCGGCCTGTCGACGCGGATCCTGCGGTACGAGGCCCGCTTCCGCAAGGACGGCCTGCTGGCGCCGGGCGAGCGGGTCTCCAGCGTGTTCGGCTACGACTTCGGGCGCGCGGTCAACATGGCCCGGTGGGGGCTGAACGCAGGGTACTGCGACACCGAGACCGCCACCGAGTGCGTGCTGCGCGCCGGGCGGCTGGCCCACAGGTTCTACGGGTCGTGGGCGGAGTTCTCCGCCGGGTACACGCTGGGCCGGATGCTGCGGTTCGACGACGGGGAGTTCGGCGAGTGGTACGACCGTTCGCTCATCGCGCACCGCGTCCTGACGGACGACCCGGGCAGCCCCTGGCGGATGCTCGCCTGGGGCTGA